The Pseudomonadota bacterium genomic sequence CGAGGCGAATGTTCCGGCCCTTGCGCGCTCTTGCGGGGTCAAGCATGGACACCTCGCCCCGGGGCGAAACGGCGGCGACGACCCAGCGCCACTGGAGGTGCTTGGCGTCGGCGGCCATCCGGCTCCATGCGGTGCGGGAAAAGCTCAGCGGCAACGCGCTGCGTTTGACTTGGATGCCCAGCTGGTGCGCGGCCCGGGTCGCGAGCAGGTCGAAGGCGCCGCGGGACGCTCGCGATTGGTAGACTAGGTCGAAGCCCAGGCTCGCGAGGTGCTCCGCTACGCGCAGCTCCGCTTCGTCACCAATGACCCGCATGGGGACCACGCTACCGCCCGGCTTGCGCCAGCTGAGCCACATGCCGAAGGTGGCATCGGCCAGTGCATAGCGACCGTCGGGCAGCTTGCGTGCGGCGTCGCCGAGCCGCTCGAGGTAGCGCGCCATCGCACCGCTGCTTGCGCCGATTCGTTTGGCGATGTCGGTCAGGCGGCAGGGGCCCTCGGACAGGGCCTCCAGTGTGGCTGCCAGCGTGCTCGAGCGCCCCACGAGCCGCGCGAATTCGTTTTGGTAGTACAAGCCCAGACGCCCTGTGGCCGAGAACACGAGCCGCTGCAGGGCCAACTTCAGCGCTTGCTCGTCGTACGGCGGAGCCGCGCTCGTGAGCGTTTCACCCAAGAGCTGCAGATAGAACGGGTGTCCGCCCAGCACACGGGCGGCGCTGCGCGCGAGCGTCTCCGGGATCCGGCGCCCTGGGGGACTGAGCTCGACCAGCAAGCGCACGGCGTCGTCTTGGTCGAAGGCGCTGAGCTCCATCAGGTCGAAGTGTTGAAAGAAAGGCGAGTGCTGCGCGGTCACAAGCTCCGTCAGCATACTGCGGGCGGAACCGGAGATGACGTAGGTCGTGCGCTTGTGCTGCTGCCACAGGCTTCGGATCCTCTGCAAGAGCTCATCGCGCAAGCTGCGGCTGCCGGTGGACGCGAGCTCCTGGAATTCGTCGATGGCTACCACGACCCACAATCCCAGCGACTCGGCCAGGCGCTCCGGCAAGGCGAGTGCGGTTCGCTCGTACTCCGCACCAGCGCCGGGATCGAAGAGCGCGAGGATGTCTGCCCGGAGATCGCGTCCGAGGGCCTCGAAGGTGTCGGAACGCAGCAGCGTGTCGCGTGCAAGCGTACCATGCTCCGCCAGCGTCTCCACAGACGCGCCGAGCAGGGGGGCGAGCACCCGATCCAGCACCCGCAGCGCGTAGCGTCGAAAAAAGGCCGGCGAGATCGGCAGCGTTTCCATCACGTCAAGCGTGACGAAACGCAGATCAGACCGCTCCGCTCGTCGCGAGGCCTCCCACAGCAGGCTGGTTTTCCCCACTTTGCGCGATCCCACGATCGCGACCCAGCGCGGCACGCCCTTCCCGAGGTCCTGCACCACTTGTGCGAGTCGAGCCAGGGGCTCTTCGCGATCGTAGAAATCGAGCGCGGTGACGGGCAGGCTGGTGCGAAACATGGCTTCAGGTTAGTGGCAAACTTGCCACGTGGCAAACTTGCCACGTGGCAAATCCGCCATGTCATCGCCGCCATGTCATCGCCGCCATGTCATCGCCGCCATGTCATCGCCGCCATGTCATCGCCGCCCGAGGCGAGGCTTCAGGTCGCGCCGCCTCCCTCGGGGTGTGCCAGCAGCCGGCCAAGAGAGCGAGATAGGTCGTCCAGGGCCTTTGGGTCGGGCAAGGTCACGTTCAGATGATAGACACCCTGCGCGTCGCGCTCCACGCAGTCTTCAAGCCGACCCCGAATCAATCCAGCGAGCTGCCGGGACTCTTCGGTTTCTTGGGCGGGAGGGAACATCTCGCTAAGAAAACCGAACGCGGCGCTGACAAGCTGGCCACCCGCGCGAGCGACCCGCTTGCGTTCGACCAGCGCTTGCACGCGTTCCTGCTGGCGCGCCTTCTCACTCGCGTCCAGCGGTGCATCGGGCCTTGCGCCAAGCAGCACTTCCAGGCGAGCCTTGAGCTCTTCGATACCAACGGACAGGTCGACGGTATCGGTTTCGGAATTCGCGTCAAGCGCGGCGAGCGCAAGCTCCTGCTTCGCCGACAACGTCCCCAATAGGTTCTCCTCGATCGTGCCCTCGGTGACAAGCACGAAGACATGAACCGGACGCCGCTGCCCCATACGGTGGGCACGGGCGATGCGCTGCTCCAACACTGCGGGATTCCAGGGCAGGTCTACGTTGATCACGGTATCGGCCACCTGCAGGTTCAGGCCGGTGGAGCCCGCGTTGGTGGTGACGAAGACCCTACAGGCCGGATCGTCGCAGAAACGTTGCACCAGTGGCTGGCGAGCCTTCTGGGGCACGGAACCGTCCAGACGCACGTAGCCCAGCCCGTGCCGCTCCAAGCTGGGGCCGATGAGGTCGAGCATGGTCGTCCATTCCGAAAACAAGACGATCTTGCGACCCTCTTCTGCCCCAAGTCGGGCCAGCAAGCCATCGAGCTCCTGCAGTTTGCTCGAGTACGACGGCTCCTGCTTGTCCACCAGGAAGGTACTGTTGGCCACCATCCGGCAAA encodes the following:
- a CDS encoding ATP-binding protein, with translation MFRTSLPVTALDFYDREEPLARLAQVVQDLGKGVPRWVAIVGSRKVGKTSLLWEASRRAERSDLRFVTLDVMETLPISPAFFRRYALRVLDRVLAPLLGASVETLAEHGTLARDTLLRSDTFEALGRDLRADILALFDPGAGAEYERTALALPERLAESLGLWVVVAIDEFQELASTGSRSLRDELLQRIRSLWQQHKRTTYVISGSARSMLTELVTAQHSPFFQHFDLMELSAFDQDDAVRLLVELSPPGRRIPETLARSAARVLGGHPFYLQLLGETLTSAAPPYDEQALKLALQRLVFSATGRLGLYYQNEFARLVGRSSTLAATLEALSEGPCRLTDIAKRIGASSGAMARYLERLGDAARKLPDGRYALADATFGMWLSWRKPGGSVVPMRVIGDEAELRVAEHLASLGFDLVYQSRASRGAFDLLATRAAHQLGIQVKRSALPLSFSRTAWSRMAADAKHLQWRWVVAAVSPRGEVSMLDPARARKGRNIRLAKGATIDNLLAWIDA